One genomic region from Skermania piniformis encodes:
- a CDS encoding isoprenyl transferase has product MKPRGLLYRVYEDRLLQQLASLGQPKHVAVMCDGNRRWARENGFTDVSHGHRMGARKIAEFLHWCDEAEVGMATIYLLSTENLRRDPAELDALIEIVTDVVEEICGPEQNWSVRVVGNIDQLPPDARRRLREAAKGTKGRTGVHVNVAIGYGGRQEIADAVRDLLERKQDEGLTGADLVQAVTVDSIGDHLYTSGQPDPDLVIRTSGEQRLSGFLLWQSAYSEIWFTEAYWPEFRRVDFLRALRAYSARHRRFGV; this is encoded by the coding sequence GTGAAGCCACGTGGACTGCTCTACCGTGTCTACGAGGATCGACTGCTCCAGCAGCTCGCATCGCTGGGGCAGCCGAAACACGTCGCGGTGATGTGTGACGGCAATCGGCGCTGGGCGCGGGAGAACGGGTTCACCGACGTCAGCCATGGCCACCGGATGGGTGCGCGCAAGATTGCCGAGTTCCTCCACTGGTGTGACGAGGCCGAGGTGGGGATGGCCACCATCTACCTGCTCTCGACCGAGAACCTGCGCCGTGATCCGGCGGAACTGGACGCCTTGATCGAGATCGTCACCGATGTCGTCGAGGAGATCTGCGGGCCGGAACAGAACTGGAGCGTGCGAGTGGTCGGCAACATCGATCAACTACCGCCCGATGCCCGGCGCCGGCTGCGGGAGGCGGCGAAGGGCACCAAGGGGCGCACCGGTGTGCACGTAAACGTCGCGATCGGCTACGGCGGTCGACAGGAGATCGCCGATGCCGTACGCGACTTGCTGGAGCGTAAGCAGGACGAGGGGCTGACCGGCGCAGACCTGGTGCAGGCGGTGACGGTCGACTCGATCGGCGACCACCTCTATACCTCCGGCCAACCCGATCCGGACCTGGTCATCCGGACCTCCGGCGAACAGCGGCTGTCCGGTTTCCTGCTGTGGCAGAGCGCCTACTCGGAAATCTGGTTCACCGAGGCGTACTGGCCCGAGTTCCGGCGGGTGGATTTCTTGCGTGCGCTGCGCGCATACTCGGCCCGCCACCGACGGTTCGGAGTGTAG
- a CDS encoding acyl-ACP desaturase: MPNQMTDRELLDELALEADLNLRRHVGEASEWQAHDLVPWDDGRNFAFLGGTDWSAEQSTLSDTARLALTVSVLVADNLPAYHRELARHLGHVGAWWRWVGRWTAEENRHAIVLRDYLILTRAVDPVELERIRMAHMTRGFVVEPMHLIDWLADCAFAEAAATIRHRNTAALDENEIVTAISTRIARDDELQTVFYANLIGAAFDLAPDQTMRAVADRVHGFRVPEVELPGGGDATAELAAAGIYLPERAPELVFGPLLEQWNVFGRTDLGETGAAARDELVRIREFSSAR; encoded by the coding sequence GTGCCGAACCAGATGACCGACCGCGAACTTCTCGACGAGCTGGCGCTCGAGGCCGACCTCAACTTACGCCGACATGTCGGCGAGGCGAGCGAGTGGCAGGCGCACGATCTGGTGCCGTGGGACGACGGGCGTAACTTTGCCTTCCTCGGTGGGACGGACTGGTCGGCAGAGCAGTCGACGTTGAGCGACACGGCGCGGTTGGCGCTCACCGTTTCGGTGTTGGTCGCCGACAATCTGCCTGCCTACCACCGAGAGCTGGCCAGGCATCTGGGCCATGTCGGTGCCTGGTGGCGTTGGGTGGGTCGCTGGACCGCCGAGGAGAACCGGCACGCCATCGTCTTGCGGGATTACCTGATCCTCACCCGCGCAGTCGATCCGGTTGAACTCGAGCGGATCCGGATGGCGCACATGACCCGAGGATTCGTCGTCGAGCCGATGCACCTGATCGATTGGTTGGCCGACTGTGCGTTCGCCGAGGCGGCCGCCACGATCCGGCACCGCAATACGGCAGCGCTCGACGAGAACGAGATCGTCACCGCGATCAGCACGCGGATTGCGCGAGATGACGAACTGCAGACGGTGTTCTATGCGAACCTGATCGGCGCCGCGTTCGATCTCGCGCCGGATCAGACGATGCGCGCGGTCGCCGATCGGGTGCACGGCTTCCGGGTGCCGGAGGTGGAGCTGCCGGGCGGCGGCGACGCCACTGCCGAACTCGCCGCGGCGGGCATCTACCTGCCGGAGCGCGCGCCCGAGCTGGTCTTCGGTCCGCTACTGGAACAATGGAACGTGTTCGGCCGCACCGATCTCGGCGAGACCGGTGCAGCCGCCCGGGACGAGCTGGTCCGGATTCGGGAATTCAGCTCGGCCCGGTGA
- a CDS encoding LGFP repeat-containing protein, producing the protein MRHNVRRVAAVTAALAATGLIATACSDDSTSSDVGSSAASVASEATDAAKSGTDRATDAVKSGTEDATDAAKSGMSDASSAATSATDAMRSGMSDSSTSASAAAGEETKISTPNGDVTVAGPILAKYTAAGGETSALGAPVGEAQDGPDGGKWQEFAGGAIVWSQATDAHVVWGEILKAWQADGGPTGALGYPTSDETDTATGGKESTFTGGTITFENGATQVTPK; encoded by the coding sequence ATGCGCCACAATGTTCGTCGAGTTGCGGCTGTTACTGCGGCACTTGCTGCCACCGGCCTGATCGCCACGGCCTGTAGCGACGACAGCACGAGCAGCGACGTGGGCAGTTCCGCTGCCTCCGTCGCCAGTGAGGCAACCGACGCCGCGAAGTCGGGCACCGATCGGGCGACCGACGCCGTGAAATCGGGTACCGAGGACGCGACCGACGCTGCCAAGTCGGGCATGAGCGATGCCAGCAGCGCGGCTACCTCGGCGACCGACGCGATGCGGTCGGGCATGAGCGATTCCAGCACGTCGGCGAGCGCCGCTGCGGGCGAGGAAACCAAGATTTCCACGCCGAACGGCGATGTGACCGTGGCCGGCCCGATTCTGGCCAAGTACACCGCTGCCGGCGGCGAGACCAGCGCGCTCGGCGCCCCGGTCGGCGAGGCCCAGGACGGCCCGGACGGCGGAAAGTGGCAGGAGTTCGCCGGTGGCGCGATCGTGTGGAGCCAGGCCACCGACGCGCACGTCGTGTGGGGCGAGATCCTCAAGGCATGGCAGGCCGACGGCGGCCCGACCGGTGCGCTGGGCTACCCGACCAGCGACGAGACCGATACCGCGACCGGCGGGAAGGAAAGCACCTTCACCGGCGGCACCATCACGTTCGAGAACGGTGCGACTCAGGTCACGCCCAAGTAA
- a CDS encoding PhoH family protein: MSAPHSVPPGRTTAAGDSRSIPALRRTYVLDTSVLLSDPWAATRFAEHEVILPLVVVSELEGKRHHHELGWFAREALRMLDDLRLRHGRLDQPISTGNAGGTLQVELNHTDPDLLPVGFRNETNDARILACALNLAAEGRDVVLVSKDIPMRVKAGAVGLRADEYHAQDVVISGWTGMTELDVAPGVIDRLYADGIVELDQARDLPCHTGIRLLGGTASALGRVSVDKRVQLVRGEREAFGLHGRSAEQRIALDLLLDESIGIVSLGGKAGTGKSALALTAGLEAVLERRTQRKVLVFRPLYAVGGQDLGYLPGTENEKMGPWAQAVFDTLDGLASPEVMDEVISRGMLEVLPLTHIRGRSLHDSFVIVDEAQSLERNVLLTVLSRLGSGSRVVLTHDVAQRDNLRVGRHDGVAAVVEKLKGHPLFAHVTLSRSERSPIAALVTEMLEEYGPAA, from the coding sequence GTGTCTGCACCGCACTCGGTTCCCCCCGGCCGTACCACCGCGGCCGGCGATTCCCGATCCATCCCGGCGCTCCGGCGCACCTATGTGCTCGACACCTCGGTCTTGTTGTCCGACCCTTGGGCGGCAACGCGATTCGCTGAGCACGAGGTCATTCTGCCGCTCGTCGTGGTCAGCGAGTTGGAAGGCAAACGACATCATCACGAGTTGGGCTGGTTCGCTCGCGAAGCCCTGCGTATGCTCGACGACCTGCGGTTGCGGCACGGTCGTCTCGATCAGCCGATCTCGACCGGGAACGCGGGCGGCACCCTCCAGGTCGAGCTGAACCACACCGATCCGGACCTGCTGCCGGTCGGTTTCCGCAACGAGACCAACGACGCCCGAATCCTCGCCTGCGCATTGAATCTGGCGGCCGAGGGGCGGGATGTCGTGCTGGTCAGCAAAGACATCCCGATGCGGGTCAAGGCCGGCGCGGTCGGACTCCGCGCCGACGAGTACCACGCCCAGGATGTGGTGATCTCCGGGTGGACCGGGATGACCGAGCTCGACGTCGCCCCCGGCGTGATCGACCGGTTGTATGCCGATGGCATCGTCGAGCTCGATCAGGCTCGTGATCTTCCGTGTCACACCGGGATTCGACTACTTGGGGGCACCGCCAGCGCGCTCGGCCGGGTAAGCGTCGACAAACGGGTGCAGCTGGTGCGCGGCGAGCGGGAGGCGTTCGGATTGCACGGCCGCTCGGCCGAACAGCGGATTGCGTTGGACCTGCTGTTGGACGAGAGCATCGGCATCGTGTCGCTCGGCGGCAAGGCCGGCACCGGCAAATCTGCGCTGGCGCTGACCGCCGGGCTGGAGGCGGTGCTGGAGCGGCGGACCCAGCGCAAGGTGCTGGTTTTCCGGCCGCTGTATGCGGTCGGTGGCCAGGATCTGGGCTATCTTCCCGGCACCGAGAACGAGAAGATGGGCCCGTGGGCGCAGGCCGTCTTCGACACTCTCGACGGACTTGCCAGCCCGGAGGTGATGGACGAGGTGATCAGCCGTGGGATGCTGGAAGTCTTGCCGCTCACTCATATTCGGGGCCGCTCGCTGCACGATTCGTTCGTGATCGTCGACGAGGCGCAGTCGCTGGAGCGTAATGTCCTGCTCACCGTGTTGAGTCGGCTGGGCAGCGGTTCGCGAGTAGTGCTCACCCATGATGTGGCGCAGCGGGACAACCTGCGGGTCGGTCGTCATGACGGAGTCGCTGCGGTGGTCGAGAAGTTGAAAGGACACCCACTCTTCGCGCATGTCACGCTGTCTCGCAGCGAGCGTTCCCCGATCGCGGCGCTGGTCACCGAGATGCTGGAAGAGTATGGTCCGGCTGCGTAG
- a CDS encoding AMP-dependent synthetase/ligase, translating to MREFEVPASYTIPEDTSVADSVFRHASDSPNAVMFKVPRPGGGWTDVTAATFAQSVRAVAKGLIASGIEPGDRVALLSATRYEWVLLDYAIWVAGGCTVAIYDSSSAEQAKWILEDSGTKLLIVEKADHWATVSEVAEAAPDLQETLRIDADPGEAQGAVDQLIARGADVSDDEIEARRATVTAASPATLIYTSGTTGRPKGVQLTHHNLAAESIATRTALHDALTEGSSTLMFLPLAHVFARAISVGAFDAKVTVAHTSDWGTLVEQFGAFRPNFILSVPRVFEKVYNSAKQRAHDDGKGRIFDAAAATAIAYSEALDQGGPSLLLKARHAVFDRLVYGRLKAALGGNCHRAVSGGGPLGARLGHFFRGVGLPIYEGYGLTETSAAITVNTTEHMRVGSVGRPLDGHGAKIADDGELLVKGPVVFGGYWHNDAATDDAFSDGWFRTGDIGAIDNDGFVTITGRKKEILVTAAGKNVSPAVLEDSLRADPLISQAMVVGDARPFIGVLVTLDPEALPGWKERNGVPAQTSIEQLIKEPKLISDIDAAVAETNKKVSKAESIKKVRILPVDWTQEGGELTPKMSLKRAVVMKQYAADVDAIYNS from the coding sequence ATGCGAGAGTTCGAAGTCCCGGCGTCTTACACCATCCCGGAAGACACATCGGTCGCCGATTCGGTGTTCCGACATGCGTCGGACTCGCCGAACGCGGTCATGTTCAAAGTTCCGCGCCCCGGCGGCGGCTGGACCGACGTGACCGCCGCGACATTCGCCCAGTCCGTCCGGGCGGTCGCCAAAGGCCTGATCGCGTCCGGGATCGAGCCGGGCGACCGGGTCGCATTGCTGTCCGCCACCCGCTACGAATGGGTGCTGCTGGACTACGCCATCTGGGTCGCGGGCGGCTGCACGGTCGCGATCTACGACAGCTCGTCGGCCGAACAGGCGAAGTGGATCCTGGAAGATTCCGGAACGAAGCTGCTCATCGTCGAGAAGGCCGACCACTGGGCGACCGTGAGTGAGGTCGCCGAAGCTGCGCCGGATCTGCAGGAGACGCTGCGGATCGACGCCGACCCGGGCGAGGCGCAGGGCGCGGTCGACCAGTTGATCGCGCGCGGCGCCGACGTCTCCGACGACGAGATCGAGGCCCGACGGGCGACCGTGACGGCAGCCAGCCCGGCGACGCTGATCTACACCTCCGGCACCACCGGGCGCCCGAAGGGCGTCCAGCTGACCCACCACAACCTGGCGGCCGAATCGATCGCCACGCGCACTGCCCTGCACGATGCGTTGACCGAGGGCAGCTCCACGCTGATGTTCCTCCCGCTGGCGCACGTATTCGCCCGGGCGATCTCGGTCGGAGCCTTCGACGCGAAGGTCACCGTGGCGCACACATCGGACTGGGGCACCTTGGTCGAGCAGTTCGGGGCGTTTCGGCCGAACTTCATCCTGTCCGTGCCGCGGGTGTTCGAGAAGGTTTACAACAGCGCCAAGCAGCGGGCGCACGACGACGGTAAGGGCCGGATCTTCGACGCGGCCGCAGCCACCGCGATCGCCTACAGCGAGGCGCTCGATCAGGGTGGACCGAGCCTGCTGCTGAAGGCCCGACATGCCGTGTTCGACCGCTTGGTCTACGGTCGGCTGAAGGCCGCATTGGGTGGCAACTGCCACCGTGCGGTGTCCGGCGGCGGCCCGCTCGGCGCCCGTCTAGGACACTTCTTCCGCGGCGTCGGCTTGCCGATCTACGAGGGTTACGGCCTTACCGAGACCAGCGCTGCCATCACCGTCAACACGACCGAGCACATGCGCGTCGGCTCGGTCGGCCGTCCGTTGGACGGACACGGCGCGAAGATCGCCGACGACGGGGAGCTGCTGGTCAAGGGCCCGGTCGTGTTCGGTGGATACTGGCACAACGACGCCGCGACCGACGATGCATTCAGCGACGGCTGGTTCCGCACCGGCGATATCGGCGCGATCGACAACGACGGTTTCGTCACGATCACCGGCCGGAAGAAGGAAATTCTGGTCACCGCAGCGGGCAAGAACGTGTCGCCGGCGGTCCTGGAGGACTCGCTGCGCGCCGACCCGCTGATCAGCCAGGCCATGGTGGTCGGCGACGCAAGGCCGTTCATCGGCGTGCTGGTCACCCTCGACCCGGAAGCATTGCCGGGCTGGAAGGAACGCAACGGGGTACCCGCGCAGACGTCGATCGAACAGCTGATCAAAGAACCGAAGCTGATCTCCGACATCGATGCCGCAGTCGCGGAGACCAACAAGAAGGTGTCCAAGGCAGAGTCGATCAAGAAGGTTCGGATTCTTCCGGTGGACTGGACCCAGGAAGGCGGCGAACTCACCCCGAAGATGTCGCTCAAGCGGGCCGTGGTGATGAAGCAGTACGCAGCCGACGTGGACGCGATCTACAACAGCTGA
- the glyA gene encoding serine hydroxymethyltransferase: MTQTTAGVPAIAIEDRSLGDLDPEIAAALTGELARERDTLEMIASENFVPRAVLQAQGSVATNKYAEGYPGRRYYGGCEQVDVIETVARDRAKALFGAEFANVQPHSGAQANAAVLMALMSPGERLLGLDLAHGGHLTHGMRLNFSGKLYEVHSYGVAERDHRIDMDQVRDAARQARPKVIVAGWSAYPRTLDFAAFREIADEVGAYLWVDMAHFAGLVAAGLHPSPVPYADVVSSTVHKTLGGPRSGIILARAEHAKKLNSAVFPGQQGGPLMHVIAAKAVALKIAGTAEFRERQQRTLAGARILADRLGRLQSHGISVLTGGTDVHLALVDLRDSDLDGQQGEDLLHAVGITVNRNAVPFDPRPPMVTSGLRIGTPALATRGFGEAAFTEVADIVAGTLARSVEPDELRNRVRALTDAYPLYRGLEDWRLLG, encoded by the coding sequence GTGACGCAGACGACGGCCGGCGTTCCGGCAATCGCGATCGAAGATCGCTCCCTCGGTGATCTGGATCCGGAGATCGCCGCCGCCCTGACCGGGGAGCTCGCCCGGGAGCGGGACACCTTGGAGATGATCGCTTCGGAAAATTTCGTCCCGCGGGCGGTGTTGCAGGCGCAGGGCAGTGTCGCCACCAACAAGTACGCGGAGGGATACCCGGGGCGGCGCTACTACGGCGGCTGTGAGCAGGTCGATGTGATCGAAACGGTGGCACGGGATCGGGCCAAAGCCCTTTTCGGTGCCGAGTTCGCCAACGTCCAGCCACATTCCGGTGCGCAGGCCAATGCGGCGGTACTGATGGCGCTGATGTCGCCCGGAGAGCGGCTGCTCGGATTGGACCTGGCGCACGGCGGGCATCTGACGCACGGCATGCGACTGAACTTCTCCGGAAAGTTGTACGAGGTCCACTCCTACGGTGTCGCCGAGCGTGACCACCGGATCGACATGGACCAGGTACGCGATGCCGCCCGGCAAGCTCGACCGAAGGTGATCGTTGCGGGCTGGTCGGCGTATCCGCGGACACTGGATTTTGCCGCGTTCCGGGAGATCGCCGACGAGGTCGGCGCCTACCTGTGGGTAGACATGGCACATTTTGCCGGTCTGGTCGCCGCAGGTCTGCACCCGTCGCCGGTGCCGTATGCCGACGTCGTCTCGTCGACCGTGCACAAGACGTTGGGCGGCCCCCGGTCGGGGATCATCCTGGCTCGGGCCGAACACGCGAAGAAGCTGAATTCGGCGGTGTTCCCCGGTCAGCAGGGTGGACCGCTGATGCACGTGATCGCGGCAAAGGCGGTGGCGTTGAAGATCGCCGGTACCGCCGAGTTCCGCGAACGCCAGCAACGCACCCTGGCCGGTGCGCGGATTCTGGCGGACCGCCTCGGCCGGCTGCAGAGCCACGGCATCTCGGTGCTGACCGGCGGTACCGACGTCCACCTGGCGCTGGTCGATCTGCGTGATTCGGATCTGGACGGGCAGCAGGGCGAGGATCTGCTGCACGCGGTCGGCATCACGGTGAACCGCAATGCCGTCCCGTTCGATCCCCGCCCGCCGATGGTCACCTCCGGCTTGCGGATCGGCACCCCGGCCCTGGCTACCCGGGGTTTCGGTGAAGCGGCGTTCACCGAGGTGGCCGACATCGTCGCCGGTACCCTCGCCCGGAGCGTCGAGCCCGACGAGCTGCGCAACCGGGTACGCGCACTGACCGACGCCTACCCGCTTTACCGCGGCTTGGAGGACTGGCGGTTGCTGGGTTGA
- a CDS encoding adenylate/guanylate cyclase domain-containing protein — MPRRFPCRRLACRNGRRTDDWILRSNWGFALLTHVCAYGGLLAALGLIVVTGVTERLGPTLPTLILAVAGCSLLSSLVGIVVGTEIQRRRLEWYRAGRTPTPAEAHATMRLPVVIALLDAVLWLPGLLVSAVIIRPYVGGELYIPLLLVAASALIDAGLTYLLIDKTLGPAAARIAAAGTSAGHLGTSVLARLAITWTLISGIPLVGLILILTDRYAAPDQRIRGALYIAITGLLLGIGATAGLARAVAVPMSRIRSALQRIGDGDLDAKVTVDSPGEVGMLQSSVNDMAFALRERRRLQEVFGRHVGIHVADRALADDADLSGDIRVVSALFVDVAGSTTLAQKLEPAEFVEQLNRLLTIVVAATDAESGLVNKFEGDAALCIFGAPTTHSDDATAALRAARRIRDAVQVAGEFDIGIGVARGRVFAGDVGSSTRLEYTVIGDPVNEAARLTDEAKHVPQRILVSDDVVTNATPDEQTHWTRYRLLRLRGRSTETASWTDQRLGPAATDTVGAERTLLGADQS; from the coding sequence GTGCCGAGAAGATTTCCATGCCGCCGCCTGGCGTGCCGCAACGGACGCCGGACCGATGACTGGATTCTGCGCTCGAACTGGGGGTTTGCCCTACTTACCCATGTCTGCGCGTACGGCGGCCTGCTCGCCGCGCTCGGACTGATCGTCGTCACCGGTGTGACCGAACGGCTCGGGCCGACGCTACCGACGCTGATCCTCGCGGTCGCCGGATGTTCGCTGCTGTCCAGCCTGGTAGGCATCGTCGTCGGCACCGAGATCCAGCGCCGGCGACTCGAGTGGTATCGGGCCGGGCGGACACCGACGCCGGCCGAGGCGCACGCCACGATGCGCCTGCCGGTCGTGATCGCCCTTCTCGACGCCGTGCTCTGGCTGCCCGGCCTCCTCGTTTCCGCCGTGATCATCCGGCCTTACGTAGGTGGCGAGCTCTACATTCCACTTCTCCTGGTTGCAGCCAGCGCCTTGATCGACGCCGGCCTGACCTACCTGTTGATCGACAAGACACTCGGCCCGGCCGCGGCCCGGATCGCCGCTGCCGGCACGTCGGCCGGCCACCTGGGTACCTCCGTGCTCGCCCGACTGGCGATCACCTGGACGTTGATCAGTGGCATCCCGCTGGTGGGACTGATCCTGATCCTGACCGACCGTTACGCGGCACCGGACCAACGAATTCGCGGCGCCCTGTACATCGCGATCACCGGACTGCTGCTCGGCATCGGCGCCACCGCAGGGCTCGCCCGCGCGGTGGCAGTACCCATGAGCCGCATCCGTTCGGCGCTCCAACGGATCGGCGACGGCGATCTGGACGCGAAGGTAACGGTGGACAGTCCCGGCGAGGTCGGCATGCTGCAGTCGTCGGTGAACGACATGGCCTTCGCGCTGCGCGAACGTCGCCGACTGCAGGAGGTGTTCGGCCGACACGTCGGTATCCATGTCGCCGACCGGGCGCTCGCCGACGATGCCGACCTCAGCGGGGACATCCGCGTGGTCAGCGCGCTGTTCGTCGACGTGGCGGGCTCGACCACCCTGGCCCAGAAACTGGAACCGGCCGAGTTCGTCGAGCAACTGAACCGCCTGCTGACCATCGTGGTGGCCGCTACCGATGCGGAATCCGGATTGGTGAACAAATTCGAGGGGGACGCAGCACTGTGCATCTTCGGGGCACCGACGACACACAGCGACGACGCCACCGCCGCGCTCCGGGCTGCCCGGAGAATTCGTGACGCGGTCCAGGTCGCCGGCGAGTTCGATATCGGTATCGGTGTCGCCCGCGGCCGCGTGTTCGCCGGCGATGTCGGTAGCAGCACCCGGCTCGAGTACACCGTGATCGGGGACCCGGTGAACGAGGCGGCCCGGCTCACCGACGAGGCGAAACATGTGCCACAACGGATCCTGGTGTCCGACGACGTCGTGACGAATGCCACACCCGACGAGCAGACCCACTGGACCCGGTATCGGTTGCTGCGGCTGCGTGGCCGCAGTACCGAGACGGCCAGCTGGACCGACCAGCGGCTCGGTCCGGCCGCGACCGACACCGTCGGTGCCGAACGCACGCTACTCGGCGCCGATCAATCCTGA
- a CDS encoding class II fumarate hydratase → MTETTVHDRPAADPGYRIEHDTMGEVRVPADALWRAQTQRAVENFPISGRPLERAQIRALGQLKAACAQVNRDLGRLDPAKAAAIVAAADEIAAGRHDDQFPIDVFQTGSGTSSNMNANEVIASIAAANGVTVHPNDDVNMSQSSNDTFPTATHLAATEAAVTDLVPALEQLRDALAEKATAWRTVVKSGRTHLMDAVPVTLGQEFGGYARQIEAGIERVRATLPRLAELPIGGTAVGTGLNAPDGYGGMVVAQLVATTGLTELTEARDHFEAQAARDGLVELSGALRTIAVSLTKIANDIRWMGSGPLTGLAELRLPDLQPGSSIMPGKVNPVLPEAVTQVAAQVVGNDAAVAWGGAGGAFELNVYIPMMARNVLESLRLLANVSRLFAERCITGLETDPEHLRRLAESSPSIVTPLNSAIGYEEAAAVAKQALREKKTIRQTVIDRGLLGPDLSEDELDRRLDVLAMAKVDASTDEA, encoded by the coding sequence ATGACCGAGACCACTGTGCACGACCGGCCCGCGGCCGATCCGGGCTACCGCATCGAACACGACACCATGGGCGAGGTCCGGGTACCCGCCGACGCGTTGTGGCGCGCGCAGACCCAGCGCGCGGTGGAGAACTTCCCGATCAGCGGTCGGCCGTTGGAGCGAGCGCAGATCCGTGCCCTGGGCCAGCTGAAAGCGGCTTGCGCCCAGGTGAACCGGGACCTGGGCCGGCTCGACCCGGCAAAGGCGGCGGCGATCGTCGCTGCGGCCGACGAGATCGCCGCGGGCCGGCACGACGACCAGTTCCCGATCGACGTGTTCCAGACCGGTTCCGGCACCAGCTCGAACATGAACGCCAACGAGGTGATCGCCTCGATCGCGGCCGCAAACGGGGTCACCGTGCACCCGAACGACGATGTGAACATGTCGCAGTCGTCCAACGACACCTTCCCCACTGCAACACATCTCGCAGCCACCGAGGCCGCAGTGACCGATCTGGTGCCCGCGCTCGAACAACTCCGGGACGCGCTGGCGGAGAAGGCGACCGCGTGGCGCACGGTGGTCAAGTCCGGCCGCACCCACCTGATGGACGCGGTACCGGTGACCCTGGGTCAGGAGTTCGGCGGATATGCCCGGCAGATCGAAGCAGGCATCGAGCGGGTGCGCGCGACGCTGCCCCGGCTGGCCGAGCTACCGATCGGTGGCACCGCCGTCGGCACCGGCTTGAACGCTCCGGACGGCTACGGCGGCATGGTCGTCGCGCAGCTGGTCGCCACCACCGGATTGACCGAACTGACCGAGGCTCGGGACCATTTCGAGGCGCAAGCCGCCCGGGACGGACTGGTCGAATTGTCCGGGGCGCTACGCACGATCGCCGTATCGCTGACCAAGATTGCCAACGACATCCGCTGGATGGGCTCGGGCCCGCTGACCGGGCTTGCCGAACTACGGCTACCGGACCTGCAGCCGGGCAGCTCGATCATGCCGGGCAAAGTGAATCCGGTTCTGCCCGAAGCCGTCACCCAGGTGGCGGCGCAGGTGGTCGGCAACGATGCGGCCGTCGCCTGGGGTGGCGCGGGCGGCGCCTTCGAGCTGAACGTCTACATCCCGATGATGGCGCGCAATGTGCTCGAATCGCTGCGCCTACTCGCCAATGTTTCCCGGCTCTTTGCCGAACGGTGCATCACCGGTCTGGAAACCGATCCCGAGCACCTGCGCCGACTCGCCGAGTCGTCTCCCTCGATCGTCACCCCGCTGAACTCCGCGATCGGTTACGAAGAGGCCGCTGCGGTAGCGAAACAGGCACTACGGGAGAAGAAGACGATCCGGCAGACGGTGATCGACCGCGGCTTGCTCGGACCCGACCTGTCCGAGGACGAGTTGGATCGGCGGCTCGACGTCCTGGCTATGGCCAAGGTGGACGCCTCGACCGACGAAGCCTGA
- the coaA gene encoding type I pantothenate kinase, with protein sequence MESVSEPSPYLEFDRRQWRALRRSTPLILTEEELRGLRGLGEQIDLDEVAEVYLPLARLIHLQVAARQRLFAATATFLGETHPHRQVPFVIGVAGSVAVGKSTTARVLQALLARWDHHPRVDLVTTDGFLYPTKELQRRGIMHRKGFPESYDRRKLLRFVTEVKSGVHQVSAPVYSHITYDIVARQFTVVRQPDILILEGLNVLQTGPRLMVSDLFDFSIYVDARIEDIEHWYVTRFLALRKTSFADPESHFHHYTGLNDRQATLAAEEIWASINRPNLVENILPTRPRATLVLRKDADHSINRLRLRKL encoded by the coding sequence CTGGAGTCCGTGAGCGAGCCCAGCCCGTACCTGGAGTTCGATCGCAGGCAATGGCGGGCACTGCGGCGATCGACTCCCCTGATTCTCACCGAGGAAGAACTGCGCGGCCTCCGTGGCTTGGGCGAACAGATCGATCTGGACGAGGTCGCCGAGGTCTACCTGCCACTCGCCCGGCTGATCCATCTTCAGGTCGCGGCTCGGCAGCGACTGTTCGCCGCAACGGCGACGTTTCTAGGCGAGACACACCCCCACCGACAAGTCCCGTTCGTGATCGGGGTGGCCGGCAGTGTCGCGGTCGGCAAATCCACCACTGCGCGTGTCCTGCAGGCATTGCTGGCCCGGTGGGATCACCATCCTCGGGTCGATCTGGTCACCACCGACGGCTTCCTCTATCCCACCAAGGAGCTGCAACGTCGCGGGATCATGCATCGCAAGGGGTTTCCGGAAAGCTACGACCGGCGCAAACTGCTCCGATTCGTCACCGAGGTGAAATCGGGCGTGCACCAGGTATCCGCGCCGGTGTACTCCCATATCACCTATGACATCGTCGCCCGCCAGTTCACCGTGGTTCGCCAGCCGGACATCCTCATCCTGGAAGGATTGAACGTGCTACAGACCGGACCGCGGCTGATGGTGTCGGACCTGTTCGACTTCTCGATCTACGTCGACGCCCGGATCGAAGACATCGAGCACTGGTACGTCACCCGGTTTCTGGCTCTGCGCAAAACCTCGTTCGCCGATCCGGAATCACATTTCCACCACTACACCGGCCTGAACGATCGGCAGGCGACCCTCGCCGCCGAGGAGATCTGGGCCTCGATCAACCGGCCCAACCTGGTCGAGAACATTCTGCCCACCCGACCACGGGCCACCCTGGTGCTACGCAAGGACGCCGACCACTCGATCAACCGGCTACGGCTCCGGAAACTGTGA